In a genomic window of Diorhabda carinulata isolate Delta chromosome 8, icDioCari1.1, whole genome shotgun sequence:
- the LOC130897436 gene encoding uncharacterized protein LOC130897436, translating into MSETLLCIKGSLEIHGAGDVKLANNVGAFLFDSCTYSESAREMETVRDPGIVSAVRAMTCYNQEDSNHMAIAGWNYPKDPILNVSDKSFNLQIPLKHIFSIFNDYSMITCGRQTIRLVRARNDNDCLYITEKNVSGTLSTTTAKINITSVELKVKHIFPNNDIKLNLMKSIQKDQPIVIPFRKWELHELPSITKVARHEVWAVKTSTSVERPRFVIVFFQTDKRNLSTADPTLFDNTDVQSIRLSLNGDYWPNERMQLDFAKTDYNEAYFNYTEFYPNYANSTQKRPLLDYSSFKKRALFVIDCSKQEESMKASTVDVKLDIEANIGFPENTKVYCIIIHDCVMEYFPLTEIVKSLN; encoded by the coding sequence ATGAGCGAAACTTTGTTGTGCATTAAAGGTTCGCTTGAAATACACGGAGCTGGTGACGTAAAATTAGCAAATAATGTTGGAGCCTTTCTATTCGATTCATGTACGTACAGTGAAAGTGCCAGGGAAATGGAAACAGTTCGGGATCCTGGAATAGTGAGTGCCGTACGTGCTATGACTTGTTATAACCAAGAAGATTCCAATCATATGGCTATAGCCGGCTGGAATTACCCGAAAGATCCTATTCTGAATGTTAGCGACAAGTCCTTCAACCTTCAAATACCTCTCAAacatattttcagcattttcaaCGATTATTCAATGATTACATGTGGGCGTCAAACAATACGACTAGTTCGGGCACGAAATGATAATGATTGCTTATATATTACTGAAAAGAATGTCTCTGGAACGCTCTCCACTACAACAgctaaaataaacattacaagCGTTGAGCTAAAAGTTAAACATATCTTTCCTAATAACGacataaaattaaatctcaTGAAATCCATTCAAAAAGATCAACCTATAGTTATTCCATTTAGGAAGTGGGAGTTACACGAATTACCCTCAATTACTAAAGTAGCAAGACATGAAGTTTGGGCTGTCAAGACATCCACTTCAGTTGAAAGACCtcgttttgttattgttttctttcaaaCCGACAAACGTAACTTGAGTACAGCTGACccgactttatttgacaataCCGACGTACAAAGTATAAGACTGTCACTTAATGGTGATTATTGGCCCAATGAAAGAATGCAATTGGATTTCGCTAAAACTGATTACAATGAAGCCTATTTTAACTATACTGAATTCTATCCTAACTACGCAAACTCCACACAGAAGCGCCCCCTGCTGGATTATTCTTCTTTCAAGAAACGAGCATTGTTTGTTATCGATTGTTCAAAACAGGAGGAAAGCATGAAGGCATCCACAGTCGATGTGAAACTTGACATTGAAGCAAACATAGGTTTTCCCGAAAATACCAAAGTCTATTGCATCATAATTCACGATTGTGTAATGGAATACTTCCCCCTCACCGAAATTGTTAAAAGCTTGAACTAG
- the LOC130897283 gene encoding uncharacterized protein LOC130897283, with the protein MEDNMDEDLKLFIHTFESMPELWSSTDPNYMKKNKRMEALNKLLPLYKKIKPNAEISDVRKKINTLRSNFRKELKKIESSKRSGCGTEDIYTPSSWVFYALQFLDKIEQPFETHSSIDVENEEEEQAQETTNIIPEDDVITQPSTSINYNRKSKKQKKCNKQSDLLNLACEYLTKEKEGDYNLNLAKVWATKLQNLDASQKILAEKAINDILFEATMGNLHHNSVKINEPQSSCLHSSNPSQILNGTLPSPVHVPSTTTTSPQKIMILNNNNNYDPIDDNGISSKNNLKDYYHTFSE; encoded by the exons ATGGAGGATAATATGGACGAagatcttaaattatttattcatacttttgAATCCATGCCCGAATTGTGGAGCTCCACAGAtccaaattacatgaaaaaaaataaaaggatggaagccttaaataaattattgcctttgtacaaaaaaataaaacctaacGCGGAAATTTCCGATgtcaggaaaaaaataaatacattaagatcaaattttcgaaaagaacttaagaaaattgaatcttCGAAAAG gTCTGGATGTGGTACCGAAGACATTTACACTCCGTCGTCATGGGTATTTTATgctcttcaatttcttgataaaatcgaGCAGCCATTCGAAACCCACTCGTCGATTGATGTGGAAAACGAGGAAGAGGAACAG gctcAAGAAACTACAAACATAATTCCAGAGGACGATGTTATCACTCAGCCTTCgacttcaataaattacaacagaaaatccaaaaaacaaaaaaaatgtaataaacaatcAGATTTGCTGAATTTAGCGTGTGAGTACCTGACCAAGGAAAAAGAAGGAGATTACAATCTTAACTTAGCGAAAGTTTGGGctacaaaattgcaaaatttggaTGCGTCCCAAAAAATACTTGCCGAAAAGGCCATAAACGACATTTTATTTGAGGCTACAATGGGGAATCTGCATCACAACTCCGTTAAAATCAACGAGCCGCAATCTTCCTGCCTCCATTCATCAAATCCTTCCCAAATACTGAACGGAACCCTTCCTAGTCCAGTCCATGTCCCTTCTACCACCACCACTTCCccccaaaaaattatgattttaaacaataataacaattatgatCCAATCGATGATAACggcatttcatcaaaaaataacttgaaggaCTACTATCatacattttctgaataa
- the LOC130897437 gene encoding matrix metalloproteinase-2-like has protein sequence MLIIILAAVLWPVLCVVDQQYAMKYLHRFGYTNENDLTKLEDYLLSFQERYNIPATGELDENTIQLLNRPRCNVSEAASDDDHSFRVKSKWSKFDLKWYFPQATPEYLKVTKKAFEVWSNSSKFKFELIHKIRPYAPDISITVVRGKHYFRANCQGRGECSSTFDGPGKVLAHAYFPKGNSCVELHIDADEKWDLSLDGSSSEDQTSLLMVLIHEIGHILGIAHSDIETAIMYPWYQFNIAPKLDEDDKMALEALYGPINTYVNNPFKPTSSLPPTTKTLAHQPNESDKNLCVNTGVYVHCHGW, from the coding sequence ATGTTAATCATTATATTAGCTGCAGTACTATGGCCAGTACTATGCGTTGTCGACCAACAGTATGCTATGAAGTATTTACACCGGTTCGGGtacacaaatgaaaatgatttgacTAAACTTGAGGATTATTTGTTGAGTTTTCAAGAAAGATATAATATCCCTGCAACGGgagaattagatgaaaatacaATTCAACTTCTAAATAGACCAAGATGTAATGTGAGTGAAGCTGCTTCCGACGATGATCATTCTTTTAGAGTTAAATCAAAAtggtcaaaatttgatttgaaatggtATTTCCCTCAGGCAACTCCAGAATATCTTAAAGTAACCAAAAAGGCTTTTGAAGTGTGGAGTAacagttcaaagtttaaatttgaattaatacacAAAATACGGCCTTATGCTCCCGATATATCTATTACAGTTGTACGGGGAAAGCACTATTTTCGAGCAAATTGCCAAGGTAGAGGTGAGTGCTCCAGTACATTTGATGGCCCCGGAAAGGTGTTGGCACATGCTTATTTCCCAAAAGGCAACAGTTGTGTAGAGCTTCATATTGATGCTGATGAGAAGTGGGATTTAAGTTTGGATGGATCAAGTTCAGAAGATCAGACTAGCCTACTTATGGtattaattcatgaaattggGCATATTTTAGGAATTGCTCACAGTGATATTGAGACAGCAATAATGTATCCATGGTATCAATTCAACATTGCTCCTAAATTGGATGAGGATGATAAAATGGCCCTTGAAGCTCTTTATGGACCAAtcaatacatatgtaaataaTCCTTTTAAACCTACATCATCGCTGCCACCGACTACAAAGACACTTGCACATCAACCAAATGAATCGGATAAAAATTTATGTGTCAACACCGGAGTATATGTTCATTGCCATGGCTggtga